Proteins from one Xenorhabdus griffiniae genomic window:
- the ubiD gene encoding 4-hydroxy-3-polyprenylbenzoate decarboxylase: protein MKYRDLRDFLSLLEQSGELKRIRMEVDPYLEMTEIADRTLRAGGPALLFENPKGYSMPVLCNLFGTPKRVAMGMGQDDVKALHDVGKLLAFLKEPEPPKGFRDLVDKLPKFKQVLNMPTKRLSSAPCQEQIWAGDEVDLTRIPVMHCWPEDAAPLITWGLTVTKGPNKERQNLGIYRQQVLGKNKLIMRWLSHRGGALDFQEWCQAHPGERFPVSVALGADPATILGAVTPIPDTLSEYAFAGLLRGHKTEVVKCISNDLEVPASAEIILEGYIEPGEMAPEGPYGDHTGYYNEVDTFPVFTVTHISQRSDAIYHSTYTGRPPDEPAVLGVALNEVLVPILQKQFPEIVDFYLPPEGCSYRLAIVTMKKQYAGHAKRVMMGVWSYLRQFMYTKFVIVCDDDINARDWNDVIWAITTRMDPQRDTVLMENTPIDYLDFASPVSGLGSKMGLDATNKWPGETQREWGRPIVMSDEIRARVDEIWDQLDILKR, encoded by the coding sequence ATGAAATATCGCGATCTAAGAGACTTTCTTTCCTTGTTGGAACAATCAGGTGAATTAAAACGAATTCGTATGGAAGTTGATCCATACCTGGAAATGACTGAAATCGCAGATCGTACTCTTCGTGCCGGTGGTCCCGCCTTATTATTTGAAAATCCTAAGGGATATTCGATGCCTGTCTTGTGCAACTTGTTTGGTACACCTAAGCGTGTTGCCATGGGGATGGGGCAGGATGATGTTAAAGCACTGCATGATGTTGGGAAGCTATTGGCTTTCCTTAAAGAGCCTGAGCCGCCAAAAGGCTTTCGTGATTTGGTCGATAAACTGCCTAAGTTCAAACAGGTCTTGAATATGCCAACCAAACGCCTCAGCTCTGCGCCGTGTCAGGAACAAATTTGGGCAGGAGATGAGGTGGATCTTACCCGTATTCCAGTCATGCATTGTTGGCCAGAAGATGCCGCCCCTTTGATTACCTGGGGGTTGACGGTGACTAAGGGGCCTAATAAAGAGCGCCAGAACTTGGGGATCTACCGCCAACAGGTATTGGGAAAAAACAAACTGATTATGCGCTGGTTATCACATCGTGGCGGTGCGCTTGATTTTCAGGAGTGGTGTCAGGCACATCCGGGGGAACGTTTTCCCGTGTCCGTTGCATTGGGCGCCGATCCTGCCACGATATTGGGGGCGGTTACCCCAATTCCTGATACTTTGTCTGAATATGCGTTTGCTGGATTATTACGAGGACATAAAACGGAAGTTGTTAAATGTATATCTAATGATCTGGAAGTGCCGGCCAGTGCTGAAATTATCCTTGAAGGCTATATTGAGCCAGGCGAAATGGCTCCAGAAGGGCCATATGGTGATCATACCGGCTATTACAACGAAGTAGATACGTTCCCGGTATTTACGGTAACCCATATTAGTCAACGCAGTGACGCTATCTATCATTCTACTTACACCGGACGTCCACCGGATGAACCTGCGGTGTTAGGGGTTGCGTTGAATGAAGTATTGGTGCCAATATTGCAAAAACAATTTCCTGAAATTGTGGATTTTTACTTGCCGCCAGAGGGCTGCTCTTATCGACTCGCGATCGTTACAATGAAAAAACAGTATGCAGGCCATGCCAAGCGAGTAATGATGGGAGTTTGGTCATATCTAAGACAATTTATGTACACAAAATTTGTTATCGTTTGTGATGATGATATCAATGCGCGAGATTGGAATGATGTCATCTGGGCGATAACAACGCGAATGGATCCGCAGAGAGATACTGTCTTAATGGAAAATACACCTATTGACTATCTCGATTTTGCATCCCCTGTTTCTGGGTTAGGTTCAAAAATGGGGTTAGATGCAACGAATAAATGGCCAGGAGAGACACAAAGGGAATGGGGGCGCCCGATAGTGATGAGCGATGAGATTCGGGCCCGTGTCGATGAAATTTGGGATCAATTAGATATTTTGAAGCGATAA
- the tatC gene encoding Sec-independent protein translocase subunit TatC, with protein sequence MSVDNTQPLISHLIELRKRILNSLITVLVVFLALVYFSNDIYRLIAAPLMEQLPKGANMIATDVASPFFTPIKLTIMVSIFVSAPMILYQVWAFIAPALYKHERRLIMPLLFSSSILFYLGMAFAYFIVFPIAFGFFINTVPAGVVISTDISNYLSFVMALFMAFGVSFEIPIAIILLCWSGVVTPESLKRKRPYILVGAFVVGMLLTPPDVFSQTLLAVPMYLLFELGILLSQFYVGKWGRRNFINPEDKADSDIGDNFKK encoded by the coding sequence ATGTCTGTGGATAATACCCAACCTCTTATCAGTCATCTGATTGAACTGCGTAAGCGGATTTTAAATAGTCTAATTACTGTGCTGGTAGTATTTCTGGCATTAGTTTATTTTTCCAATGACATTTATCGGCTTATTGCAGCGCCTTTAATGGAACAATTGCCTAAAGGCGCCAATATGATTGCAACAGATGTTGCATCACCTTTTTTTACCCCAATTAAACTGACCATTATGGTGTCTATTTTTGTTTCGGCACCGATGATCCTCTATCAAGTATGGGCATTTATTGCACCGGCACTGTATAAGCACGAACGTCGTTTGATTATGCCCTTACTGTTTTCCAGTAGCATATTGTTTTATCTGGGAATGGCATTCGCATATTTTATTGTTTTTCCCATTGCGTTTGGTTTCTTTATCAATACCGTGCCCGCTGGGGTCGTAATATCGACGGATATCAGCAATTATTTAAGCTTTGTCATGGCGCTATTTATGGCTTTTGGGGTTTCATTCGAAATACCTATTGCCATTATTTTGCTGTGTTGGAGTGGGGTTGTGACGCCAGAATCACTAAAGAGAAAACGTCCTTATATTTTAGTTGGGGCGTTTGTGGTTGGGATGTTGTTAACACCACCTGATGTTTTCTCCCAGACTCTGCTGGCTGTTCCCATGTATTTGCTATTTGAACTGGGGATTCTGCTTTCGCAGTTCTATGTTGGTAAATGGGGACGGCGTAATTTTATCAATCCAGAAGATAAAGCAGACAGTGATATTGGTGATAATTTTAAAAAATAA
- the fadB gene encoding fatty acid oxidation complex subunit alpha FadB: MLYLSETIQVKWLKDGIAELIFNAPAAINKLDTKTVTSLDKAVATLEQETKLKGLLLRSEKQAFIVGADITEFLSLFSAPAEKLHELLNLANNIFNRIEDLPVPTISAINGYALGGGCELVLSTDFRIASPDLRIGLPETKLGIMPGFGGSVRLPRLIGTDNALEIISAGKDIGAEEALKNGLVDAVVSAEKLVDSAVSVLEQAIRGDLDWQAARQPKLLPLTLNEIERTMSFTVAKGMVMKVAGPHYPAPITAVKTIEKAATLGREEALKLESASFVSLAHTSVARALVGIFLNEQYVKGLAKKHLQTVTTPEHATVLGAGIMGGGIAYQSARKGIPVLMKDINQKALDLGINEAAKLLNKQFERGRLDAMKMAKILSSIQPTLNYAGIEQSQVVVEAVVENPKIKAAVLAETESHISDDCILTSNTSTIPITELAKSLKRPENFCGMHFFNPVHRMPLVEVIRGEKTSEKTIASVVAYASKMGKTPIVVNDCPGFFVNRVLFPYLAGFGMLLRDGGDFRQIDKIMEKEFGWPMGPAYLIDVVGIDTAHHAQAVMAQGFPARMSRDYRDAIDVLFENQRYGQKNGVGFYKYTQDKKGKPKKELDETTDQLLASISKPKHTFSGEEIIARTMIPMINEVVRCLEEGVIASPAEADMALVYGLGFPPFHGGVFRYLDTMGTAAYVKMAESYAHLGALYHIPAGLKAKSESNESYYPAPAELAVNPGEKA; encoded by the coding sequence ATGCTCTACCTAAGTGAAACTATTCAAGTAAAATGGCTAAAAGATGGCATTGCTGAACTCATTTTCAATGCACCGGCTGCAATTAATAAATTAGACACAAAAACGGTCACTTCACTGGATAAAGCCGTTGCGACCCTTGAGCAAGAGACTAAACTAAAAGGGTTACTGCTACGCTCTGAAAAACAAGCTTTTATTGTTGGTGCTGATATCACAGAATTTTTATCGCTATTCAGTGCACCAGCAGAAAAACTGCACGAATTACTGAATCTCGCTAACAATATCTTTAACCGTATAGAAGATCTTCCGGTTCCGACTATCTCGGCTATCAATGGCTATGCCCTTGGCGGTGGCTGTGAATTGGTACTTTCAACAGATTTTCGTATCGCATCCCCCGATCTTCGCATTGGATTACCAGAAACTAAATTGGGCATTATGCCGGGATTTGGGGGTTCTGTTCGCCTGCCACGCTTGATTGGCACAGATAATGCTCTCGAAATCATCTCCGCAGGAAAAGATATTGGTGCTGAAGAAGCGCTGAAAAATGGCTTGGTCGATGCCGTCGTTTCTGCTGAAAAACTGGTTGATTCTGCCGTTTCAGTTCTGGAACAAGCCATTCGAGGAGATTTAGATTGGCAAGCCGCCCGTCAGCCTAAATTGTTGCCTCTGACTCTCAATGAGATCGAACGTACCATGAGTTTCACCGTAGCAAAAGGTATGGTAATGAAGGTTGCTGGCCCGCATTATCCAGCACCAATCACAGCGGTAAAAACCATTGAAAAAGCCGCTACACTCGGTCGCGAGGAAGCCTTAAAACTGGAATCAGCCAGTTTTGTATCATTAGCGCACACTTCTGTCGCTCGTGCGTTAGTCGGCATCTTCCTGAATGAGCAATATGTTAAAGGGCTGGCGAAGAAACATCTGCAAACCGTTACAACCCCTGAACATGCGACTGTACTGGGTGCCGGTATTATGGGAGGCGGTATTGCCTATCAATCAGCGCGCAAGGGTATTCCTGTCTTGATGAAAGATATTAATCAAAAAGCGCTGGATTTAGGTATCAATGAAGCGGCCAAGTTGCTGAATAAACAGTTTGAACGGGGACGTTTAGATGCCATGAAGATGGCCAAAATTCTGTCATCCATCCAACCAACCCTGAATTATGCGGGTATTGAACAATCCCAAGTTGTTGTTGAAGCTGTAGTTGAAAATCCTAAGATTAAAGCTGCGGTTTTGGCAGAAACAGAATCACATATCAGCGATGACTGCATTCTGACTTCCAATACCTCCACTATCCCAATCACTGAATTAGCAAAATCGCTAAAACGTCCGGAAAACTTCTGTGGTATGCATTTCTTCAACCCAGTACATCGTATGCCGTTGGTTGAAGTCATCCGTGGAGAAAAAACTTCAGAGAAGACTATTGCAAGCGTTGTCGCCTATGCCAGTAAAATGGGTAAAACACCGATCGTTGTTAATGACTGCCCTGGCTTCTTTGTAAACCGCGTGTTGTTCCCTTATCTGGCTGGTTTTGGCATGTTGCTACGGGATGGTGGCGATTTCCGCCAAATCGACAAAATCATGGAAAAAGAATTTGGCTGGCCAATGGGTCCTGCATATCTCATTGATGTTGTCGGTATTGATACTGCTCACCATGCACAAGCTGTCATGGCTCAAGGTTTTCCAGCCCGCATGAGCCGCGATTATCGGGATGCCATTGATGTACTATTTGAAAATCAGCGTTATGGTCAGAAAAATGGCGTTGGTTTCTATAAATATACCCAAGATAAAAAAGGTAAACCGAAAAAAGAGCTGGATGAAACTACCGATCAGTTACTGGCAAGCATCAGCAAACCGAAACATACTTTCTCCGGTGAAGAGATCATTGCCCGAACCATGATCCCAATGATCAACGAAGTTGTTCGCTGCTTAGAAGAAGGTGTCATTGCCAGCCCAGCAGAAGCAGACATGGCATTGGTATATGGTTTAGGCTTCCCTCCATTCCATGGTGGCGTTTTCCGTTACCTGGATACCATGGGAACCGCAGCCTATGTGAAGATGGCAGAAAGTTATGCTCATTTGGGCGCACTCTATCACATACCCGCTGGCCTGAAAGCAAAATCCGAAAGCAATGAAAGTTACTACCCTGCACCGGCAGAACTTGCTGTTAATCCAGGTGAAAAAGCGTGA
- the hemB gene encoding porphobilinogen synthase has product MSYVFPGAFPGRRMRRVRRHDFSRRLVAENQLTVNDLIYPVFVMEGTNQRQEVSSMPGVYRLTIDLLLKEAEEIARLGIPVLSLFPAIEADKKSLDAKEAYNPDGLIQRAVRALKVAVPELGLLTDVALDPFTTHGQDGVIDQDGYVINDVTKDILVKQALSHAEAGAEIVAPSDMMDGRIGAIREQLEMAGYVNTQIMAYSAKYASCYYGPFRDAIGTSGNLKGGNKMTYQMDPANSDEALQEIAQDLQEGADSVMVKPGMPYLDVIRRVKDTFGVPTFAYQVSGEYAMHMAAIQNGWLKEQPVIMESLLCFKRAGADGVLTYFAKRVAQWLHEQRY; this is encoded by the coding sequence ATGAGCTATGTATTTCCGGGGGCGTTTCCCGGTCGTCGTATGCGCCGTGTGCGCCGTCATGATTTTTCCCGCCGCTTAGTTGCTGAAAATCAACTTACTGTTAATGATCTGATTTATCCTGTATTTGTTATGGAAGGAACAAATCAGCGTCAGGAAGTGTCTTCAATGCCAGGAGTGTATCGTCTGACAATCGATCTTTTGCTGAAAGAAGCAGAAGAGATTGCCCGACTGGGTATTCCTGTTTTGTCCCTGTTTCCAGCCATTGAAGCGGATAAGAAATCGTTGGATGCGAAAGAAGCTTATAATCCAGATGGCTTGATCCAGCGTGCTGTGCGTGCTCTGAAGGTTGCTGTGCCTGAATTGGGGCTTTTGACAGATGTAGCACTCGATCCATTTACTACCCATGGTCAAGATGGTGTTATTGATCAGGATGGCTATGTTATCAATGACGTGACCAAAGATATTCTGGTGAAGCAGGCATTATCCCATGCTGAAGCTGGGGCTGAGATTGTCGCACCAAGCGATATGATGGATGGCCGTATTGGTGCTATTCGTGAGCAGCTTGAGATGGCTGGTTATGTGAATACCCAAATCATGGCTTATTCTGCCAAATACGCCTCTTGTTACTATGGGCCATTTAGAGATGCGATTGGTACCAGCGGTAACTTGAAAGGTGGCAATAAGATGACCTATCAAATGGATCCTGCAAACAGTGATGAAGCCTTGCAGGAAATTGCGCAGGATTTACAGGAAGGTGCAGATAGCGTTATGGTTAAACCTGGTATGCCGTATTTGGATGTGATTCGCCGGGTAAAAGATACTTTCGGTGTACCAACATTTGCCTATCAGGTTTCGGGTGAATATGCCATGCATATGGCGGCCATTCAAAATGGTTGGTTGAAAGAGCAGCCCGTGATTATGGAATCATTATTATGCTTCAAACGGGCGGGAGCAGATGGTGTTCTGACCTATTTTGCCAAGCGTGTAGCGCAATGGCTGCATGAACAAAGATACTGA
- the fre gene encoding NAD(P)H-flavin reductase — MTILSCKVTSVDSITDTVYRVRLLPDSPFSFRAGQYLMVIMDERDKRPFSMASPPSEKQIIELHIGASELNLYAMAVMDRILDQKVIDIDIPHGQAWFREDSKNPMLLIAGGTGFSYTRSILLAALEKNPNREISIYWGGRELQHLYDLGELQSLSEHYPNLTIVPVVEQVDEHWRGRTGTVLSAVLEDFGSLANHDIYIAGRFEMAKIARERFCSERDASIERMYGDAFEFI; from the coding sequence ATGACAATATTAAGCTGTAAAGTAACATCGGTTGACTCCATTACAGATACAGTTTATCGGGTTCGTTTATTACCTGATTCGCCTTTTTCTTTCCGTGCGGGGCAATATTTAATGGTGATTATGGATGAGAGGGATAAGCGTCCTTTCTCCATGGCATCACCACCATCAGAAAAACAGATCATTGAGTTGCATATTGGTGCTTCTGAGCTAAATCTCTATGCGATGGCGGTAATGGATAGAATTCTGGATCAGAAAGTCATTGATATTGATATTCCGCATGGTCAGGCTTGGTTTCGTGAAGACAGCAAAAATCCGATGTTATTGATTGCTGGTGGAACGGGATTCTCATATACACGCTCTATCTTATTGGCTGCATTGGAAAAAAATCCTAATCGCGAAATTTCCATCTATTGGGGAGGACGAGAGCTGCAACATCTGTATGATTTGGGGGAGTTGCAATCATTAAGTGAGCACTATCCTAATTTGACCATTGTACCGGTAGTTGAACAAGTTGATGAACACTGGCGCGGAAGAACGGGGACAGTTCTGAGTGCGGTTTTGGAAGATTTCGGCAGTTTGGCAAACCATGATATTTACATTGCTGGTCGCTTTGAGATGGCTAAAATTGCCCGTGAACGGTTCTGTAGTGAGCGTGATGCATCTATCGAACGCATGTATGGGGATGCATTTGAGTTTATTTGA
- the rfaH gene encoding transcription/translation regulatory transformer protein RfaH: MGNWYLLYCKRGQVSRAIENLERQDVICLTPTAKIEKIIRGKRSIVTEPLFPNYLFVHFDPEIIHTTTVNSTRGVNNFVRFSTYPAIVPQTLIDELMSVTEQEYIAPETPITGDTVLITEGIFEGIQAIYNEPDGETRSILLLNILNKEVSKVLDNKYFIKI; encoded by the coding sequence ATGGGAAATTGGTATCTTCTTTACTGTAAACGTGGGCAAGTCTCTCGGGCAATAGAGAACTTAGAGCGACAGGACGTGATTTGCTTAACACCTACAGCCAAAATTGAAAAAATCATTCGAGGTAAACGATCCATCGTTACTGAACCTCTGTTTCCCAATTACCTATTTGTCCATTTTGATCCCGAAATTATTCATACTACAACCGTTAACTCAACACGAGGCGTCAATAATTTCGTTCGATTCAGCACTTATCCTGCCATTGTTCCACAAACATTAATTGATGAATTAATGTCTGTTACTGAGCAAGAATATATTGCACCTGAAACCCCAATTACTGGTGATACTGTCCTGATCACTGAGGGAATTTTCGAAGGCATTCAGGCAATTTATAATGAACCGGATGGGGAAACTCGTTCCATTCTCTTGCTAAATATTCTCAACAAAGAAGTTTCTAAAGTTTTAGACAATAAATATTTCATCAAAATTTAA
- the tatB gene encoding Sec-independent protein translocase protein TatB — MFDIGFSELLLVMIIGLVVLGPERLPIAVKTVVGWIRVLRSLAANVQNELAQELKLQELQDTLKKMEEKADLQSLSPELKASMEELKEAAESLKNTYQLKPDEMRELEEDETHFHSSGSPSVARHSNSEQASLEPVIAEQSSTIPEQQKRKLPEQANGEH, encoded by the coding sequence GTGTTTGACATTGGTTTTAGTGAGCTACTGTTAGTGATGATCATTGGCTTGGTTGTTTTGGGGCCGGAACGTTTGCCTATTGCGGTCAAAACAGTGGTTGGATGGATTCGAGTATTGCGCTCGCTGGCGGCTAATGTTCAGAATGAACTTGCTCAGGAACTAAAATTGCAAGAGCTTCAGGACACATTGAAAAAAATGGAAGAAAAAGCCGACCTGCAATCACTTTCGCCAGAACTGAAAGCTTCAATGGAGGAGTTGAAGGAAGCGGCTGAATCATTGAAAAATACCTATCAGTTGAAACCGGATGAAATGAGGGAGTTGGAGGAAGACGAAACGCATTTTCATTCTTCTGGGTCCCCATCGGTTGCAAGGCACTCGAATTCAGAACAGGCCAGTCTGGAACCCGTGATTGCAGAGCAATCGAGCACAATACCAGAGCAGCAGAAAAGAAAACTTCCTGAACAAGCAAATGGCGAACACTGA
- the tatA gene encoding Sec-independent protein translocase subunit TatA: MGGISIWQLLIIAVIVVLLFGTNKLRTLGSDLGESIKGFKKAMSDDDKSQQPEKMSQDAEFETKNLTEKSTAAQSEKSESKSKDKEQV, translated from the coding sequence ATGGGTGGTATAAGTATTTGGCAATTGCTCATCATTGCCGTCATTGTCGTACTGTTATTTGGTACTAATAAGCTTCGTACCTTGGGTTCGGACTTGGGCGAATCAATAAAGGGCTTTAAAAAGGCAATGAGTGATGATGACAAGTCACAGCAGCCGGAAAAAATGAGTCAGGATGCCGAGTTCGAAACTAAAAACCTGACTGAAAAGTCCACGGCTGCGCAATCTGAAAAATCAGAGAGTAAAAGTAAAGACAAAGAGCAGGTATAA
- the pepQ gene encoding Xaa-Pro dipeptidase, which translates to MEKLASLYQEHIKILQKRAREILERTQFDALLIHSGESLRVFLDDSHYPFKVNAHFKAWVPVTKVPNCWLWIDGVNKPKLWFYSPVDYWHSVEPLPSGYWTEDIEMIHLAKAEDISIKLNGLSKQNAAYIGEQTERAKSLGILEHNINPKAVLDYLHYHRSYKTDYELACMREAQKTAVNGHLAAYDAFLSGVSEFEINMFYLMATGHRDTDVPYDNIVALNENTAVLHYNKLQQRVPAEIRSFLIDAGAEYHGYAADITRTYAAKSHNDFASLIKDLNEEQQALIGTIKTGVRYTDYHINMHQRIARILKKHDIVHGISEEGMVETGLTTPFFPHGLGHPLGLQVHDAAGFMQDDEGTYLAAPERHPYLRCTRILEPRMVLTIEPGIYFIETLLAQWRESEYRQHFDWKKIEMLKLYGGIRIEDNIVIHDGKIENMTRELQLS; encoded by the coding sequence ATGGAAAAGTTGGCATCTCTGTACCAAGAACATATTAAAATTTTACAAAAACGTGCCCGAGAAATCTTAGAACGAACTCAGTTTGACGCTTTGCTTATTCATTCAGGCGAATCATTACGGGTTTTTCTGGATGACAGCCATTATCCGTTTAAGGTAAATGCACACTTTAAGGCTTGGGTACCTGTGACCAAAGTGCCTAATTGCTGGTTGTGGATTGATGGTGTCAATAAACCTAAGCTCTGGTTTTATTCACCGGTAGACTACTGGCACAGCGTAGAGCCACTACCTAGTGGCTATTGGACTGAAGACATAGAAATGATTCATTTGGCAAAAGCTGAAGATATCAGCATTAAGCTGAATGGATTATCAAAACAGAACGCTGCTTATATTGGTGAACAAACGGAGCGTGCTAAATCCTTGGGGATTCTTGAGCACAATATCAACCCAAAAGCTGTCTTGGACTACTTGCATTATCATCGTTCATATAAAACAGATTATGAATTGGCTTGTATGCGTGAGGCCCAGAAAACCGCCGTTAATGGTCATCTGGCAGCCTATGATGCATTTTTGTCTGGTGTGAGCGAATTCGAAATCAATATGTTCTATCTGATGGCAACAGGGCACCGTGATACCGATGTTCCTTATGATAATATTGTTGCTCTGAATGAAAATACGGCTGTTTTGCACTACAACAAATTACAGCAGAGAGTTCCTGCGGAAATACGCAGTTTCTTGATTGATGCGGGAGCGGAATATCATGGTTATGCCGCGGATATCACCAGAACCTATGCAGCAAAATCTCATAACGATTTCGCTTCACTGATAAAGGATTTGAATGAAGAACAACAGGCGCTCATTGGCACAATTAAAACGGGAGTTCGATATACCGACTACCATATTAATATGCATCAACGTATAGCCAGGATACTGAAAAAACATGATATTGTTCATGGGATCAGTGAAGAAGGTATGGTTGAGACAGGATTGACGACGCCGTTTTTCCCACATGGACTCGGCCATCCTTTAGGTTTGCAAGTGCATGATGCGGCTGGGTTTATGCAAGATGATGAAGGAACTTATCTGGCCGCACCGGAGAGGCATCCTTATTTGCGCTGCACCCGTATTCTGGAACCAAGAATGGTTTTGACCATTGAGCCTGGGATCTATTTCATTGAAACATTATTAGCGCAATGGCGTGAAAGCGAATATCGTCAACATTTTGATTGGAAAAAAATCGAAATGTTGAAACTTTATGGTGGTATTCGTATTGAAGATAACATCGTTATTCACGATGGAAAAATTGAAAATATGACCAGAGAATTACAATTATCGTAA
- the fadA gene encoding acetyl-CoA C-acyltransferase FadA: protein MENVVIIDGIRTPMGRSKGGVFRQVRAEDLSAHLMKSILKRNPAVKPEDIDDISWGCVQQTLEQGFNIARNSALLAGIPHSVPAVTVNRLCGSSMQSLHDGARMIMTGDASVVMVGGVEHMGHVPMTHGVDFHSKLSRNVAKAAGVMGLTAEMLAKMHNISREMQDEFALRSHQRATQATESKAFANEIVPIYGHDADGNMKLVDFDEVIRTDANLKDLAALRPVFDPVTGSVTAGNSSALSDGASAMLIMSESKAKALGLKPRARIRSMAVVGCDPSIMGYGPVPATQMALKKAGLSLTDIGVMELNEAFAAQSLACVKGLNLLDSMDDRINLNGGAIALGHPLGCSGTRITTTLLNLMESKDVQFGLSTMCIGLGQGIATIIERV from the coding sequence ATGGAAAACGTAGTTATTATTGATGGTATCCGTACCCCAATGGGGCGCTCAAAAGGTGGTGTATTCCGTCAGGTCCGTGCCGAAGATCTCTCCGCACATCTGATGAAGTCAATACTCAAGCGCAATCCTGCCGTTAAGCCTGAAGATATTGATGATATCTCGTGGGGATGCGTGCAACAAACACTGGAACAAGGGTTCAATATTGCCCGCAATTCTGCTTTACTGGCGGGCATTCCTCACTCAGTCCCCGCGGTAACCGTTAACCGCCTCTGTGGTTCTTCAATGCAATCATTGCACGACGGTGCCCGCATGATCATGACCGGTGATGCCAGTGTTGTTATGGTCGGCGGTGTTGAACATATGGGACATGTTCCCATGACACACGGTGTCGACTTTCATTCCAAATTAAGCCGTAACGTTGCTAAGGCAGCAGGTGTGATGGGATTGACGGCAGAAATGCTGGCTAAAATGCACAATATTAGTCGCGAAATGCAAGATGAGTTTGCCCTGCGCTCTCATCAACGGGCAACACAAGCGACTGAATCCAAAGCTTTCGCTAACGAAATCGTTCCTATATATGGCCATGATGCTGATGGGAATATGAAACTCGTCGATTTTGATGAGGTGATCCGCACAGACGCTAATCTCAAAGATTTGGCTGCATTGCGTCCCGTTTTTGATCCTGTCACTGGAAGTGTGACTGCGGGTAACTCCTCAGCGCTTTCCGATGGCGCCTCTGCCATGCTGATCATGAGCGAAAGCAAAGCTAAAGCGTTAGGATTAAAACCTCGCGCCCGTATTCGCTCAATGGCAGTGGTTGGTTGTGATCCTTCGATCATGGGTTATGGCCCTGTGCCGGCCACACAAATGGCCTTGAAAAAAGCCGGCTTAAGCCTGACGGATATTGGCGTCATGGAATTGAACGAAGCATTCGCTGCACAATCCTTGGCCTGCGTAAAAGGGTTGAATCTGCTGGATAGTATGGATGACAGAATCAACCTGAACGGTGGTGCTATTGCTCTCGGTCACCCATTGGGATGCTCTGGTACTCGCATTACAACCACCTTGCTTAACTTGATGGAAAGTAAAGATGTTCAGTTCGGGCTATCAACCATGTGCATTGGGTTAGGTCAGGGTATAGCCACGATTATTGAAAGAGTATAG